One segment of Panicum virgatum strain AP13 chromosome 1K, P.virgatum_v5, whole genome shotgun sequence DNA contains the following:
- the LOC120699987 gene encoding AT-hook motif nuclear-localized protein 24-like translates to MDPVAASIHGHHLPPPFNSRDFHQHLQQQQQHHHHHHQLQLKTEDDQGGGTPGLFGGRGSKRDLEDDENSGNGNGSGGGGGGGGDELALVTPSGGGPEGGEATTRRPRGRPAGSKNKPKPPIIITRDSANTLRTHVMEVAGGCDISESITAFARRRQRGVCVLSGAGTVTNVTLRQPASQGAVVALHGRFEILSLSGSFLPPPAPPEATGLTVYLAGGQGQVVGGSVVGALTAAGPVVIMAASFANAVYERLPLEEEDMLAAQAQADSAGILAGAQQAQHLASSVDPSLLQGLPPNLLGNVQLLPDAAYGWNPGAAGGRPAPF, encoded by the coding sequence ATGGATCCGGTTGCGGCATCCATACACGGTCACCATCTTCCTCCGCCGTTTAACTCCCGCGACTTCCATCAGcatctccagcagcagcagcagcaccaccaccaccaccaccagctgcAACTCAAGACCGAGGACGACCAGGGCGGCGGCACGCCAGGGCTtttcggcggccgcggcagcaaGCGCGACCTTGAGGATGACGAGAACAGTGGCAACGGCAACggaagtggcggcggcggcggcggcggaggtgacgAGCTGGCGCTGGTTACCCCATCTGGTGGCGGGCCAGAGGGCGGAGAGGCCACCACACGCCGCCcgaggggccggccggcggggtcCAAGAACAAACCGAAGCCGCCGATAATCATCACGAGGGACAGCGCCAACACGCTCCGGACTCACGTCATGGAGGTGGCAGGCGGCTGCGACATCTCTGAGAGCATCACGGCgttcgcgcgccgccgccagcgcgggGTCTGCGTCCTCAGTGGCGCGGGCACCGTGACCAACGTCACCCTGCGGCAGCCGGCCTCCCAAGGCGCGGTCGTTGCCCTCCACGGCCGGTTTGagatcctctccctctccggctCTTTtctcccgccgcccgcgccacccgAAGCCACAGGGCTCACCGTGTACCTTGCCGGGGGGCAGGGGCAGGTGGTGGGCGGCAGCGTCGTGGGTGCGCTGACAGCAGCCGGGCCGGTGGTGATAATGGCGGCCTCTTTCGCGAACGCGGTGTACGAGAGGCtgccgctggaggaggaggacatgCTCGCCGCCCAAGCACAGGCCGACAGCGCCGGGATTCTCGCTGGTGCGCAGCAAGCGCAGCATCTCGCCAGCTCTGTCGACCCAAGCCTGCTCCAGGGACTGCCACCGAACCTCCTCGGCAACGTGCAGCTGCTCCCGGATGCAGCCTACGGATGGAACCCCGGCGCCGCTGGTGGCCGTCCGGCGCCGTTCTAA